A single genomic interval of Aedes aegypti strain LVP_AGWG chromosome 1, AaegL5.0 Primary Assembly, whole genome shotgun sequence harbors:
- the LOC5570405 gene encoding uncharacterized protein LOC5570405 — protein sequence MFQLVVLSALVVFGPIRIAQAQTSPEGCESASCSSFKNINTLYCHINKARFCQCRPGLGNAWVLQVMPCPDPETVFSFKHQVCVHPWMRDDRDCGIPGDTLGDDCVSVPCKTFEDINTLKCHPEKNQFCQCRPISTRPDDPNKGLFAGISMPCAKGTSFSFQQQTCVHDGLWVDSCPYED from the exons ATGTTCCAACTAGTTG TTCTCAGCGCACTCGTCGTCTTCGGACCGATTCGGATCGCCCAGGCCCAGACCAGTCCGGAAGGTTGTGAATCTGCCAGCTGCAGTAGTTTCAAGAATATCAACACCCTGTACTGCCACATCAATAAGGCCAGGTTCTGCCAGTGTCGTCCGGGCTTGGGCAACGCCTGGGTCCTGCAGGTGATGCCCTGTCCCGATCCGGAAACGGTGTTCAGTTTCAAGCACCAAGTGTGTGTTCATCCTTGGATGCGGGATGATCGGGACTGTGGCATTCCAGGAGATACATTAGGTGACGACTGTGTATCGGTTCCGTGCAAGACATTTGAGGACATTAATACCCTGAAGTGCCATCCGGAGAAGAACCAATTCTGTCAGTGCCGGCCTATCTCTACGCGACCGGACGACCCCAATAAGGGGTTGTTTGCGGGGATATCGATGCCCTGTGCCAAGGGAACTTCGTTCAGCTTCCAGCAGCAGACATGTGTTCACGATGGACTCTGGGTCGACAGCTGTCCATATGAGgactaa